One region of Cobetia sp. cqz5-12 genomic DNA includes:
- a CDS encoding patatin-like phospholipase family protein, whose protein sequence is MAKRKTIALALGSGGARGYAHIGVIEEVLARGYDIRAISGCSMGALVGGIHAAGKLDAYRDWVCELDYFDVLRLVDVTWSPMGAIRARRIMDELEALIGDTRIEDLPIPVTTVATDLIAQKEVWFQSGNLLEAIRASIAVPGVITPVQRDRKVLVDGGLMNPLPITPLVAAHVDLVLAVNATAHSPRNQTLEQMLPPADAAEEEAREAALEARGGGFSDWLRGVRRGAERIFSAEKEQALEDQQGMAFASPVGGVPLPPGDASRLKFEALKSSDADAEPAPGTEALAEPQAGAGAVTQGKQQWPANEAEPEQIDENAPELAWGKLDMMMRSFDITQATLAKYKIAGYPPDILVEIPKTVCGAYEFHRAAGLIKLGRHLAAEALDRYEKGSDG, encoded by the coding sequence ATGGCCAAGCGCAAGACCATCGCCCTGGCACTGGGGAGTGGCGGGGCCCGAGGTTATGCCCATATCGGCGTCATCGAGGAAGTGCTGGCGCGCGGTTATGACATTCGCGCCATTTCGGGCTGCTCGATGGGGGCACTGGTCGGGGGCATTCATGCCGCCGGCAAGCTGGATGCCTATCGTGACTGGGTCTGTGAGCTGGATTACTTCGATGTGCTGCGGCTAGTGGATGTCACCTGGAGCCCGATGGGCGCCATCCGCGCGCGCCGCATCATGGATGAGCTGGAAGCCCTGATCGGCGACACGCGCATCGAGGATCTGCCGATTCCGGTCACCACCGTCGCCACCGACCTGATCGCCCAGAAGGAGGTCTGGTTCCAGAGCGGCAACCTGCTCGAGGCGATTCGGGCCTCCATCGCGGTGCCCGGGGTGATCACGCCGGTGCAACGCGACCGCAAGGTGCTGGTGGATGGCGGCCTGATGAATCCCTTGCCGATCACGCCACTGGTCGCCGCCCACGTCGATCTGGTGCTGGCGGTCAATGCCACGGCGCATTCGCCGCGCAATCAGACGCTGGAGCAGATGCTGCCGCCGGCCGATGCCGCCGAGGAAGAGGCGCGTGAAGCCGCCCTGGAAGCGCGTGGCGGTGGTTTCAGTGACTGGCTGCGGGGAGTGCGTCGCGGTGCCGAGCGCATCTTCTCTGCCGAGAAGGAGCAGGCGCTGGAAGACCAGCAGGGCATGGCATTTGCCAGTCCGGTCGGCGGTGTCCCGCTGCCACCGGGCGATGCCTCGCGCCTGAAGTTCGAGGCACTGAAAAGCAGCGATGCCGATGCCGAGCCGGCGCCGGGGACAGAAGCGTTGGCAGAGCCGCAGGCGGGTGCCGGCGCTGTTACCCAAGGCAAACAACAGTGGCCTGCGAACGAAGCCGAGCCTGAACAGATCGATGAGAACGCGCCGGAGCTTGCCTGGGGCAAGCTGGACATGATGATGCGCTCCTTCGATATCACCCAGGCAACGCTGGCCAAGTACAAGATCGCAGGCTATCCGCCGGACATCCTGGTCGAGATTCCCAAGACGGTGTGTGGTGCCTATGAATTCCACCGCGCCGCGGGCTTGATCAAACTGGGCCGCCATCTGGCCGCCGAAGCGTTGGACCGCTACGAGAAGGGCAGCGACGGCTAG
- a CDS encoding transporter substrate-binding domain-containing protein, whose product MTPNVEQPMRTASRSTLCAAILGSATAAGLSLAFAMPAAASDALSDSTLSRVQQGQVLKVCTTGDYAPFSHREDNGDFEGIDIDMAASLARSLGATVQTVPTSWPTLMEDFTSGKCDIAMSGISVKLDRQAQAYFSQPYQTGGKTPIVRCEDVDKYQTVAQINQPSVRITVNPGGTNERFANEFLSDATRVAHNDNRTIFNNIIEDRADVMVTDAIETQLQASRHPELCSVHPDAPFTFSQKGYLLPLGDNIWKAYVDQWLTQMQGTGEQAAIFDKWING is encoded by the coding sequence ATGACACCCAACGTTGAACAGCCAATGCGCACGGCTTCACGCAGCACCCTTTGTGCTGCCATTCTCGGCAGCGCGACCGCCGCCGGCCTGTCACTGGCCTTCGCCATGCCGGCCGCCGCCAGCGATGCACTGTCCGACAGCACCCTTTCGCGCGTGCAACAAGGCCAGGTGCTGAAGGTCTGCACCACCGGTGACTACGCGCCCTTCAGCCACCGTGAAGATAATGGCGACTTCGAAGGCATCGACATCGACATGGCCGCCTCACTGGCCAGGAGCCTGGGCGCCACGGTACAGACCGTGCCGACCAGCTGGCCGACGCTGATGGAAGACTTCACCTCCGGCAAGTGCGACATCGCCATGTCCGGTATCTCGGTCAAGCTGGACCGTCAGGCTCAGGCCTACTTCAGCCAGCCCTATCAGACCGGTGGCAAGACGCCCATCGTGCGCTGCGAGGACGTCGACAAGTACCAGACCGTCGCGCAGATCAATCAGCCCAGCGTGCGCATCACCGTCAACCCGGGCGGCACCAACGAGCGCTTCGCCAATGAATTCCTGAGCGATGCCACGCGCGTCGCGCACAACGACAACCGCACCATCTTCAACAACATCATCGAAGACCGTGCTGATGTGATGGTCACCGACGCCATCGAGACCCAGCTGCAGGCCAGCCGTCACCCGGAGCTGTGCAGCGTGCATCCTGATGCGCCGTTCACCTTCTCCCAGAAGGGCTATCTGCTGCCGCTGGGTGACAATATCTGGAAGGCCTACGTCGATCAGTGGCTGACCCAGATGCAGGGCACCGGCGAGCAGGCCGCCATCTTCGACAAGTGGATCAACGGCTGA
- a CDS encoding DUF6489 family protein: MKINVEFDLTPQEFRQAMGLPDVEAFQQELMERFRRQMEAGVDGYDPMSLLKPLMAPGAGTPFAKFMPPGMAEGMMGGASGGANAGQGAPGGMSGDMGESMAQGMAAFNQYQKMMLDTLQQFGQGGAEGKESDKTESAARRSSGRSSDHGADQKAEQSANRTDDAKPASAASARSRAKRS; the protein is encoded by the coding sequence ATGAAGATCAATGTCGAATTCGACCTCACGCCGCAGGAATTTCGTCAGGCGATGGGCCTGCCGGATGTGGAAGCCTTCCAGCAGGAATTGATGGAGCGCTTTCGTCGCCAGATGGAGGCGGGTGTTGACGGCTACGACCCCATGAGTCTGCTCAAGCCACTGATGGCCCCGGGCGCAGGAACGCCGTTTGCCAAGTTCATGCCGCCGGGCATGGCCGAGGGGATGATGGGTGGCGCGTCTGGTGGTGCCAATGCAGGCCAGGGTGCGCCGGGTGGCATGTCAGGCGACATGGGCGAGAGCATGGCCCAGGGGATGGCCGCCTTCAATCAGTATCAGAAGATGATGCTGGATACTCTGCAGCAGTTCGGTCAGGGCGGTGCGGAAGGCAAGGAGTCTGACAAGACGGAGTCTGCCGCGCGCAGGAGTTCAGGGCGTAGTAGTGATCACGGCGCGGATCAGAAGGCAGAGCAGAGCGCCAACAGGACGGATGATGCGAAACCGGCCTCTGCGGCCAGTGCGCGCTCACGCGCCAAGCGCAGTTGA
- a CDS encoding Smr/MutS family protein, translating to MPPNHDDSSDTGDDFNAFRAALKQAGVRKITTNRADPGRKPVDKEEQARLAARRAAASEASTDSLGTPSRTTDGQVEPVTPSQLLDFAVPDLPYRQRQRLKRGEIPWEAGLDLHGYTLEQARIELESFIDDAIARRSRCVLVVHGKAWTGMADHPIIKSHVNAWLRQWPDVLAFTSSLELDGGSGAVYVLLRSKGRDPLLD from the coding sequence ATGCCACCCAACCACGACGACAGCTCGGATACCGGCGACGATTTCAACGCCTTCCGTGCCGCCCTCAAGCAGGCCGGCGTACGCAAGATCACCACCAACCGCGCCGACCCTGGCCGCAAGCCCGTCGACAAGGAAGAGCAGGCGCGTCTGGCGGCGCGGCGCGCGGCCGCCAGTGAAGCCTCCACCGATTCGCTCGGCACGCCATCACGTACCACCGATGGTCAGGTCGAGCCGGTCACGCCCAGTCAGCTGCTTGACTTCGCGGTACCGGACCTCCCCTACCGTCAGCGTCAGCGCCTCAAGCGCGGCGAGATTCCCTGGGAGGCGGGTCTCGACCTGCACGGCTATACGCTGGAGCAGGCCCGCATCGAGCTTGAGTCCTTCATCGACGATGCCATTGCCCGTCGCTCACGCTGCGTACTGGTGGTGCATGGCAAGGCATGGACCGGCATGGCCGATCACCCCATCATCAAGAGCCACGTCAATGCCTGGCTGCGCCAATGGCCTGACGTGCTGGCCTTCACCTCGTCACTGGAACTGGATGGTGGCAGCGGCGCGGTCTATGTCCTGCTGCGCAGCAAGGGCCGTGACCCGCTGCTCGACTGA
- a CDS encoding 5'-nucleotidase, producing the protein MPIDLTETLVVGVSATALFDMSESDKVFKHQLATNPDAAIDEYRKHMLEKENEPLDDGTGMPLIRALLGLNDNKTIKGDGPLVEVVVISRNSPETGFRVLKEIRRKGLPITRSAFIAGEDSSNYLDAFYVDLFLTTNETDAQKVTDSKVCAAALVKAPPSNSQMIVDGQVRFAFDADAVIFSEHSEIINQQENLAEFWSNEDLNKDVPLQDGPYASLLRKISKVKSRLPGQVEYSPVKVAVVTARNAPAEIRVINTLRLWGIYVDQAFFLGGLDKSRFLRAFNPHIFFDDQDSHLESASAWIPSAKVLYPSGSPLVEILATKCLEKAKEKTLDDE; encoded by the coding sequence ATGCCGATAGATTTAACTGAAACTCTAGTTGTTGGCGTGTCTGCAACTGCTCTATTTGATATGTCGGAGTCAGATAAGGTTTTTAAACACCAACTGGCAACCAATCCAGATGCTGCCATTGATGAATATAGAAAGCATATGCTTGAGAAGGAGAATGAGCCATTAGATGATGGTACTGGGATGCCCTTAATACGTGCTCTTTTAGGCTTAAATGATAACAAAACTATCAAGGGCGATGGGCCATTAGTGGAAGTGGTGGTTATATCGCGCAATAGTCCAGAAACTGGCTTTAGAGTGTTAAAAGAAATTAGAAGAAAAGGACTGCCAATTACGAGGTCAGCATTTATAGCTGGAGAAGATAGCTCTAATTATTTGGATGCCTTTTATGTAGACCTGTTTTTGACAACCAATGAAACTGATGCGCAAAAAGTAACGGATAGCAAAGTCTGTGCTGCAGCATTGGTCAAAGCTCCCCCTTCTAATAGCCAAATGATAGTTGATGGTCAAGTGCGGTTTGCGTTCGATGCTGATGCAGTGATATTTAGCGAGCATAGCGAAATTATTAATCAACAAGAAAATTTAGCTGAGTTTTGGTCCAATGAAGATCTCAACAAGGATGTGCCCTTGCAAGATGGACCTTATGCAAGTCTGCTCAGGAAAATATCTAAAGTAAAAAGTAGACTACCTGGCCAGGTAGAGTATTCTCCTGTCAAGGTTGCTGTTGTGACTGCTAGGAATGCACCTGCAGAAATCCGTGTTATCAACACCCTTAGATTATGGGGTATTTATGTTGATCAAGCCTTTTTTCTTGGTGGGCTAGATAAAAGTAGATTTCTAAGAGCCTTCAATCCACACATATTTTTTGATGATCAAGATTCACATCTAGAATCAGCATCAGCTTGGATACCCAGTGCTAAAGTGCTTTATCCTAGTGGCTCGCCCTTAGTCGAGATCTTGGCTACTAAGTGTTTAGAGAAAGCCAAGGAAAAAACCTTAGATGACGAGTGA
- the aroC gene encoding chorismate synthase has protein sequence MSGNTFGKLFTVTTFGESHGPALGAIIDGCPPGIEISEADLQIDLDRRRPGTSRHTTQRREPDQVRILSGVFEGRTTGTAIGLMIENTDQRSKDYGKIKDQFRPAHADYTYHHKYGERDYRGGGRSSARETAMRVAAGAIAKKYLAGLGVQVRGYLSQLGPIELEVKDWSLVDTNPFFCGDADRLEELEQYMDALRKEGDSVGAKVTVEATGVPVGLGEPIFDRIDAELAHGLMSINAVKGVEIGDGFSVVSQKGTEHRDEMTPEGFLSNHAGGILGGITSGQTLRASIALKPTSSLRLPGRSIDVNGEAVEVITTGRHDPCVGIRATPIAEAMVALTLMDHLLRHRGQNADVKVETPVLREV, from the coding sequence ATGTCCGGAAATACCTTCGGCAAGCTGTTCACTGTCACCACCTTCGGCGAAAGCCACGGCCCGGCACTGGGCGCCATCATCGATGGTTGCCCGCCGGGTATCGAGATCAGCGAAGCGGATCTGCAGATCGATCTGGACCGCCGCCGTCCCGGCACCTCGCGCCACACTACCCAGCGGCGCGAGCCGGACCAGGTGCGCATTCTCTCGGGCGTGTTCGAGGGTCGTACTACCGGCACGGCCATCGGCCTGATGATCGAGAATACCGATCAGCGCTCCAAGGATTACGGCAAGATCAAGGACCAGTTCCGTCCGGCCCACGCCGACTACACCTATCACCACAAGTACGGTGAGCGTGACTACCGTGGTGGCGGCCGTAGCTCCGCCCGCGAGACCGCGATGCGTGTCGCCGCCGGTGCCATCGCCAAGAAGTATCTGGCGGGCCTCGGCGTGCAGGTGCGTGGCTATCTGTCCCAGCTCGGCCCCATCGAGCTTGAGGTCAAGGACTGGTCGCTGGTCGATACCAATCCGTTCTTCTGTGGCGATGCCGATCGCCTCGAGGAGCTGGAGCAGTACATGGACGCCCTGCGCAAGGAAGGCGATTCCGTGGGTGCCAAGGTCACCGTCGAGGCGACTGGCGTGCCGGTGGGGCTCGGTGAGCCGATCTTCGATCGCATCGATGCCGAACTCGCGCATGGCCTGATGAGCATCAATGCCGTCAAGGGCGTCGAGATCGGTGACGGTTTCTCCGTGGTCAGTCAGAAGGGCACCGAGCACCGTGACGAGATGACGCCGGAAGGTTTCCTCTCCAATCATGCCGGCGGCATCCTGGGCGGTATCACCAGCGGCCAGACTCTGCGTGCCAGCATCGCGCTCAAGCCGACCTCCAGCCTTCGGCTGCCGGGTCGCAGCATCGACGTCAATGGCGAAGCGGTCGAAGTGATCACCACCGGCCGCCATGACCCGTGTGTCGGCATCCGTGCCACGCCGATCGCCGAGGCGATGGTCGCGCTGACGCTGATGGACCACCTGCTGCGCCATCGCGGCCAGAACGCCGACGTCAAGGTCGAGACCCCGGTGCTGCGCGAGGTGTAA
- a CDS encoding DUF4340 domain-containing protein, with product MGRFNRAGWALTALVSVAAVTALAAGPSLLESLRSGPVTDGAGPAQWPREVLMSESLMSQALTTVAAGQSGVLQPLPLLSQVAASAQRIGIRRGAEASQDWLSLARGPAGDWQITSLAGWPARQGKVEALVSQLGEARLRTRKPATDKALEALGFSAQSPLLNVKGNGAQVSLQLGARPAAATQLSGVGSAELAGRYVRWVPSPSDVKGSPAMTGVNGVSGANGAPVWELTRDIGLPDWRGGMAPSEVLDVIRLRSDAAVYKPLSRMDISLAASALSASARDASVPQAPLVRGLAPDSDAAHEILAALSPLTQNDLRPRDSTPESGDENVVESGAAPQGGWQPAVTLTLNWSRPSLYYRQHEQLKDRTQLVLAIAAGSKPWARLTLSGKGWPPELVARLNAVEIQVNAALRDHLLALGARALQDEPVELTAGAIQAALAVSRALALPEAGAEVAEPSTETGAALVPVGMEGE from the coding sequence ATGGGGCGCTTCAATCGGGCTGGATGGGCACTGACGGCGCTGGTCTCCGTGGCCGCGGTGACGGCGCTTGCCGCTGGGCCGTCACTGCTGGAATCGCTGCGCTCAGGCCCCGTCACGGACGGGGCAGGCCCTGCGCAGTGGCCCAGAGAGGTGCTGATGAGCGAGTCGCTGATGAGTCAGGCGCTGACGACAGTGGCCGCGGGTCAGTCAGGCGTCTTGCAGCCCTTGCCGCTGCTGTCGCAGGTGGCCGCCTCGGCACAGCGGATCGGTATTCGACGTGGCGCAGAGGCCAGCCAGGACTGGTTGAGTCTGGCGCGTGGGCCGGCAGGCGACTGGCAGATCACCTCATTGGCCGGCTGGCCTGCCCGCCAGGGCAAGGTGGAGGCGCTGGTGAGTCAGCTGGGCGAGGCACGATTGCGCACGCGCAAGCCGGCCACGGACAAGGCACTTGAAGCGCTGGGTTTCAGCGCGCAGTCACCGCTGCTGAACGTGAAGGGCAATGGCGCTCAGGTGAGTCTGCAACTGGGCGCCAGGCCCGCGGCGGCAACACAGCTGAGCGGTGTGGGCAGTGCTGAATTGGCAGGGCGTTACGTGCGGTGGGTGCCGTCGCCCTCGGACGTGAAAGGTTCCCCCGCCATGACTGGTGTGAATGGCGTAAGTGGCGCGAATGGCGCACCGGTATGGGAGCTGACGCGCGATATCGGGTTGCCGGATTGGCGCGGCGGCATGGCGCCCAGCGAGGTACTGGATGTCATCCGGCTGCGCAGTGACGCTGCGGTGTACAAGCCGCTGAGTCGCATGGACATCTCGCTGGCGGCGTCTGCTCTTTCGGCTTCTGCCCGAGACGCGTCAGTACCGCAAGCGCCGCTGGTGCGAGGCCTGGCACCTGACAGCGACGCTGCCCATGAGATTCTCGCTGCGCTGTCGCCGCTGACCCAGAATGACCTGCGCCCCCGTGACTCCACGCCTGAAAGCGGCGATGAGAACGTCGTCGAGAGCGGCGCAGCCCCGCAGGGTGGCTGGCAGCCCGCCGTGACGCTGACCCTCAACTGGTCGCGCCCCTCGCTCTATTACCGTCAGCATGAGCAGCTCAAGGATCGCACCCAGCTGGTGCTGGCCATCGCGGCGGGCAGCAAGCCCTGGGCGCGGCTGACCCTCTCCGGCAAGGGGTGGCCACCTGAACTGGTCGCACGCTTGAATGCCGTCGAGATTCAGGTCAATGCTGCGCTGCGCGATCATCTGCTGGCGCTGGGCGCGAGGGCGTTGCAAGACGAACCCGTTGAGCTCACCGCTGGCGCGATTCAGGCGGCGCTGGCGGTCAGTCGTGCATTGGCGTTGCCTGAAGCGGGAGCGGAAGTCGCCGAGCCGAGTACGGAAACAGGCGCTGCGCTGGTGCCGGTGGGCATGGAAGGGGAGTGA
- a CDS encoding alpha/beta fold hydrolase, with the protein MSTDQTVQDIAETPVSANVTLRERRFPRRTGGELAALEWAPAERAEQAPTWLALHGWLDNAASFSRLAPLLCERLGIRLIAIDMVGHGRSSPLGEHGDYAVWDYCHDVIEALEGLYDAGLPRAPVTVMAHSLGAAVAGQVAAALPEYIARLVLIDGIGALATPASEVVDQLRRGLLARHAQPVRRATTRRAHYRHVEDAVAARVAGGVTPIDADTARPIVERNLEVLEDGGLRLRSDRRLLRPSLMRYTPEQVLALLSALTQPVLLIEGEQGILTIRHEAQQARDAVKRLERRVLPGGHHLHLEPPHVAAVADAIVEWISSH; encoded by the coding sequence ATGAGCACTGATCAAACCGTGCAGGACATTGCCGAGACACCCGTGAGCGCCAACGTTACGCTGCGTGAGCGTCGCTTCCCACGGCGCACGGGCGGAGAGCTGGCGGCTCTGGAGTGGGCGCCTGCCGAGCGCGCGGAGCAGGCACCGACGTGGCTGGCGCTGCATGGCTGGCTCGACAATGCCGCCAGTTTCAGTCGTTTGGCACCGCTGTTGTGTGAACGGCTGGGCATTCGTCTCATCGCCATTGACATGGTCGGTCACGGACGCTCGAGTCCGCTGGGTGAGCATGGGGATTATGCGGTGTGGGATTACTGTCACGATGTGATCGAGGCGCTGGAAGGCCTGTATGACGCGGGGCTGCCGCGCGCGCCGGTCACGGTGATGGCGCACTCGCTGGGGGCGGCGGTGGCGGGGCAGGTAGCTGCGGCGCTGCCGGAATATATCGCGCGACTGGTGCTGATCGATGGCATCGGCGCACTTGCTACGCCAGCCTCGGAGGTGGTCGACCAGCTGCGCCGCGGTTTGCTGGCACGCCACGCGCAACCGGTCAGACGCGCCACTACGCGACGTGCCCATTATCGTCATGTCGAGGACGCCGTGGCGGCGCGGGTTGCGGGAGGCGTCACGCCGATCGATGCCGACACGGCGCGGCCGATCGTCGAGCGAAACCTCGAGGTGCTGGAAGACGGTGGCCTGCGGCTGAGAAGTGACCGCCGCCTGCTGCGGCCTTCATTGATGCGCTACACCCCGGAGCAGGTGCTGGCGTTATTGTCGGCGTTGACCCAACCGGTACTGCTGATCGAGGGCGAGCAGGGTATCCTGACCATAAGGCACGAGGCACAGCAGGCGCGCGATGCCGTGAAGAGGCTCGAGCGTCGCGTCTTGCCGGGTGGCCACCACCTGCATCTGGAGCCGCCCCATGTGGCGGCGGTTGCCGATGCCATCGTCGAGTGGATCAGCTCGCACTGA
- a CDS encoding alpha/beta fold hydrolase, whose product MTATSRQPRPGQALSEHALSKQGDANPAGLDADTERPVLAFAHANGFTGACYKSLLAPLAEHFNLLPVDRLAHDPAYPVGNNLISLRDEWLACLDTALGPLPAASGNGRKVIGVGHSLGGIVNYMAALKQPERFHCLVLLDPPLMLGRDALGMKVAKRFGFIDRVTPAGRTRGRRARWDSRQAMQDYLRRRSLFANFTPEALDDYVDNATHRYADGSLSLSFDTRHEVEIFRHLSDHLSGSPAKLAVPVRILAGAQSDLLTPARQARLRRAGLTVEHVRGGHMYPFEYPQETRAALLAAIADLAPPDLLPPGLLAGRQS is encoded by the coding sequence ATGACTGCCACCTCACGGCAACCCCGGCCCGGGCAGGCCTTGTCCGAACATGCCTTGTCCAAGCAGGGCGACGCTAACCCGGCGGGCCTGGATGCCGACACCGAGCGCCCGGTACTGGCCTTCGCGCATGCCAATGGCTTCACCGGTGCCTGCTACAAGAGCCTGCTGGCGCCGCTGGCCGAGCATTTCAATCTGCTGCCGGTGGACCGGCTGGCGCACGACCCTGCCTACCCGGTCGGCAACAATCTGATCTCGCTGCGTGATGAGTGGCTGGCGTGTCTGGATACCGCGCTGGGGCCATTGCCCGCGGCGAGCGGCAACGGGCGCAAGGTGATCGGGGTCGGCCATTCGCTGGGAGGCATCGTCAATTACATGGCGGCGCTGAAGCAGCCGGAACGCTTTCATTGCCTCGTGCTGCTCGACCCGCCGTTGATGCTGGGCCGCGATGCGCTGGGCATGAAGGTCGCCAAACGCTTCGGCTTCATTGATCGTGTCACGCCGGCAGGCCGCACCCGTGGGCGTCGCGCGCGCTGGGACTCCCGTCAGGCCATGCAGGATTACCTGCGCCGTCGCTCGCTGTTCGCCAACTTCACGCCAGAGGCGCTGGACGACTACGTCGACAACGCCACCCATCGTTACGCGGATGGCAGCCTGTCGTTGAGCTTCGACACCCGTCACGAGGTCGAGATCTTCCGCCACCTCAGCGATCACCTGTCAGGTTCGCCGGCGAAGCTGGCGGTGCCGGTCAGGATTCTGGCCGGCGCCCAGTCTGATCTGCTCACGCCGGCGCGTCAGGCACGCCTGCGCCGCGCCGGGCTGACGGTGGAGCATGTCCGGGGAGGACATATGTACCCCTTTGAATACCCACAGGAGACGCGTGCCGCGCTGCTGGCGGCCATCGCGGACCTCGCGCCGCCGGATCTACTGCCGCCAGGTCTGCTGGCCGGGAGGCAATCATGA
- the prmB gene encoding 50S ribosomal protein L3 N(5)-glutamine methyltransferase codes for MSTTSASDLRHPSSLSEPDTRLVEELVTLRDLIRWATSEFHAHRLHFAHGTDSAWDEAVALVLGALHLPWDTDPAVIDARLLTMERARIVALVRERITTRKPLPYLLGEAFFTGVPFDVDERVLIPRSPIAELIESGFSAWFPELPPTRVLDMCTGSGCIGIATALVMPTAEVDLVDISSEALEVARRNIERHDVAGRVIAVQSDLFTGVAGKRYDLIVSNPPYVDTFDLSNMPQEFGHEPALALGAGDDGLDIVRRILREARDYLTDDGVLIVEVGNSERHLMEAFPEVPFMWLEFERGGNGVFAIDAQTLEVCAPEFA; via the coding sequence GTGTCCACTACTTCCGCGTCCGACCTGCGCCATCCTTCCAGCCTCAGTGAGCCGGATACCCGTCTCGTCGAGGAGCTGGTGACCCTGCGCGACCTGATCCGCTGGGCAACCAGCGAATTCCACGCGCATCGCCTGCACTTCGCCCATGGCACCGATTCTGCCTGGGACGAAGCGGTGGCGCTGGTACTGGGTGCGCTGCATCTGCCGTGGGACACGGACCCCGCCGTGATCGACGCGCGTCTGCTGACCATGGAACGTGCGCGCATCGTGGCGCTGGTACGTGAGCGCATCACCACCCGCAAGCCGCTGCCGTACCTGCTCGGCGAGGCCTTCTTCACCGGCGTGCCCTTCGATGTCGATGAGCGCGTGCTGATTCCGCGCTCGCCGATCGCCGAGCTGATCGAGAGCGGCTTCTCGGCCTGGTTCCCGGAACTGCCGCCGACTCGCGTGCTGGACATGTGCACCGGTTCCGGCTGCATCGGCATCGCCACTGCGCTGGTGATGCCGACCGCCGAGGTCGATCTGGTCGATATCAGCAGCGAGGCGCTGGAAGTCGCGCGTCGCAACATCGAACGTCACGACGTGGCAGGGCGTGTCATCGCCGTGCAGTCGGACCTGTTCACGGGCGTGGCCGGCAAGCGCTATGACCTGATCGTCTCCAATCCGCCCTACGTGGATACCTTCGATCTCTCCAACATGCCGCAGGAATTCGGCCACGAGCCGGCGCTGGCGCTGGGCGCCGGTGATGACGGCCTGGATATCGTACGTCGTATCCTGCGCGAGGCGCGTGACTACCTGACAGACGACGGCGTCTTGATCGTCGAGGTCGGCAACTCCGAACGCCACCTGATGGAGGCCTTCCCGGAAGTGCCCTTCATGTGGCTGGAGTTCGAGCGCGGCGGCAATGGTGTCTTCGCCATCGATGCCCAGACGCTGGAAGTCTGCGCACCCGAATTCGCCTGA
- a CDS encoding phasin family protein: protein MQQDQMFNAFAEQARSFYQPMRKLNTLMLDHMGKIADYQMDAAKRYADTGFERARAATEIKGMEEFSKFSNRQLEVATELSQQMMDDSLKLAEMGNEMRAQLEQAYSDAGKEATDKASAATEKAASAAEDKASSAASNKPAAATSRAKQN from the coding sequence ATGCAGCAGGATCAGATGTTCAACGCCTTTGCCGAGCAAGCCCGCAGCTTCTATCAGCCGATGCGCAAGCTCAACACTCTGATGCTCGACCATATGGGCAAGATTGCCGATTATCAGATGGACGCTGCCAAGCGTTACGCCGATACCGGTTTCGAGCGTGCGCGTGCCGCCACTGAAATCAAGGGTATGGAAGAGTTCAGCAAGTTCAGCAACCGCCAGCTGGAAGTGGCGACCGAACTGTCTCAGCAGATGATGGATGATTCCCTGAAGCTGGCCGAGATGGGCAACGAAATGCGTGCCCAGCTCGAACAGGCCTACTCTGACGCTGGCAAGGAAGCCACCGACAAGGCGTCCGCTGCCACAGAGAAAGCCGCTTCAGCAGCAGAGGACAAGGCATCCTCCGCTGCCAGCAACAAGCCGGCTGCCGCGACAAGCCGAGCCAAGCAGAACTAA